One genomic segment of Deinococcus sp. LM3 includes these proteins:
- a CDS encoding SIP domain-containing protein, translated as MTTTYPDLSAEEAAAIIDHVNEDHPAELLLLARAFTPAPTPDAAAVTALYPDGLDLQVTHAAGQDTYRVPFTTTDVPPKGRLRATVAAAREQLNEQPRTREVRWTVQAVTSPGADLRRLTLHADPAPLSGWRPGYAARFRTPAGERTYTLRRVHPQAALVEVDVYLHGDTPGSVWAAGLQPGDPVEAILGRHETLPDLHGGAALLLGDETALPTLAALLEHWPDAPGPRVLIEVADPGGARYLDDVRLPPGTHLSWVPRAGPPGQALTRAAAALDTPVRAAWGALGSHAAREIRTLLRAAHGLDPARCRVVGYWQS; from the coding sequence ATGACCACCACCTACCCGGATCTGAGCGCCGAGGAAGCCGCCGCGATCATCGACCACGTCAACGAGGACCACCCGGCCGAACTGCTCCTCCTGGCCCGCGCCTTCACACCCGCCCCGACCCCAGACGCCGCCGCCGTGACCGCTCTCTACCCGGACGGGCTGGACCTGCAGGTCACGCACGCCGCCGGGCAGGACACCTACCGCGTGCCCTTCACGACCACCGACGTGCCGCCCAAGGGGCGACTGCGGGCCACCGTCGCCGCCGCCCGCGAGCAGCTGAACGAACAGCCCCGCACCCGCGAGGTCCGCTGGACCGTGCAGGCCGTCACGTCGCCCGGCGCGGACCTGCGCCGCCTGACCCTGCACGCCGACCCCGCCCCGCTGAGCGGCTGGCGACCCGGTTACGCCGCCCGCTTCCGCACGCCCGCCGGGGAACGCACCTACACCCTGCGCCGCGTTCACCCGCAGGCCGCGCTCGTCGAGGTGGACGTGTACCTGCACGGCGACACGCCCGGCTCGGTGTGGGCGGCGGGACTGCAACCCGGCGACCCGGTGGAGGCCATCCTGGGCCGCCACGAGACCCTGCCGGACCTGCACGGCGGCGCGGCCCTGCTGCTGGGCGACGAGACGGCCCTGCCCACCCTGGCCGCGCTGCTCGAACACTGGCCCGACGCTCCCGGCCCGCGCGTCCTGATCGAGGTCGCCGACCCCGGCGGCGCGCGCTACCTGGACGACGTGCGCCTGCCGCCCGGCACGCACCTGAGCTGGGTGCCGCGCGCCGGACCGCCCGGACAGGCACTCACACGCGCCGCCGCCGCACTCGATACCCCCGTCCGCGCCGCCTGGGGCGCGCTGGGCAGCCACGCGGCCCGCGAGATCCGCACGCTGCTGCGCGCCGCGCACGGCCTCGACCCGGCCCGCTGCCGCGTCGTCGGGTACTGGCAGTCCTGA
- a CDS encoding AMP-binding protein, with protein MTTSLPPHHGPHDGPDEFTPWPEALARTYREAGYWQGEPFGAWLSGLARRYADRPALLTPDGPVTYRELDRRATVQAAALAARGLRSGDRVTLHLPNTPAFFEVLLGLLRLGVRPILALPAHREHELGYFCAHAGAAALVTAADPERLALAARVQASLDRPLPVIALGECPGTWEGEAVSFLPCAATAPTPDFTPPPVDAGGVALYQLSGGSTGTPKLIGRTHDDYLYSIRASADLCELGADTVYLAALPLAHNFPLTSPGTLGALHAGGRVVVAPDAAPGTAFPLIAAHSVTHTALVPALLQVWLRALEGRPHPPFPSLRCVQVGGAPLSPDVARQVRPRLGAALQQVFGMAEGLVNYVRPGAPDDEALGTQGRPISPHDEVRIVDDHDRPVPDGTPGHLLTRGPYTIRGYFRAPDHNTRAFTPDGFYRTGDLVTRTPGGALVVTGRHKDQINRAGEKIAAEEIEHALLRHPLVQAAAVVGTPDPWLGERSVAFVQVAPMQTAPGAPDLALTLRRHLRDLGLAAFKIPDRIEPLPALPRTPLGKTDKPALRALAAQSTPSTPTHRSRP; from the coding sequence GTGACCACCTCCCTGCCCCCACACCACGGCCCGCACGACGGACCGGACGAGTTCACGCCCTGGCCCGAGGCCCTGGCGCGCACGTACCGCGAGGCCGGGTACTGGCAGGGCGAACCGTTCGGCGCGTGGCTGAGTGGCCTCGCGCGGCGTTACGCGGACCGCCCGGCCCTCCTGACCCCGGACGGGCCGGTCACGTACCGCGAACTGGACCGCCGCGCGACCGTGCAGGCCGCCGCCCTGGCCGCTCGGGGCCTGCGCAGCGGTGACCGCGTGACGCTGCACCTGCCAAACACCCCGGCGTTCTTCGAGGTGCTGCTGGGCCTGCTGCGCCTGGGCGTGCGGCCCATCCTGGCGCTGCCCGCGCACCGCGAGCATGAACTCGGGTACTTCTGCGCGCACGCCGGGGCCGCCGCGCTCGTCACGGCCGCCGACCCGGAGCGGCTGGCACTGGCCGCCCGCGTGCAGGCCAGCCTGGACCGCCCGCTGCCGGTCATCGCACTGGGCGAGTGCCCCGGAACCTGGGAGGGAGAGGCGGTGTCCTTCCTGCCATGCGCCGCCACCGCGCCCACGCCGGACTTCACGCCACCCCCCGTGGACGCCGGGGGGGTCGCGCTGTACCAGCTGTCCGGCGGCAGCACCGGCACGCCGAAACTGATTGGGCGCACCCACGACGACTACCTGTACTCCATCCGCGCCAGCGCCGACCTGTGCGAACTCGGCGCGGACACCGTGTACCTCGCGGCGCTGCCGCTGGCGCACAACTTCCCGCTCACGTCGCCCGGCACGCTGGGCGCGCTGCACGCCGGCGGGCGGGTCGTGGTCGCGCCGGACGCCGCGCCCGGCACCGCGTTCCCGCTGATCGCCGCGCACAGCGTGACGCACACCGCGCTCGTGCCGGCGCTGCTGCAGGTGTGGCTGCGCGCCCTGGAGGGCCGCCCGCACCCCCCGTTCCCGTCTCTGCGTTGCGTGCAGGTGGGCGGCGCACCCCTGAGCCCCGACGTGGCCCGGCAGGTGCGGCCCCGGCTGGGCGCGGCGCTGCAACAGGTGTTCGGCATGGCCGAGGGCCTCGTGAACTACGTGCGGCCCGGCGCGCCCGACGACGAGGCCCTCGGCACGCAGGGCCGCCCGATCAGCCCGCACGACGAGGTCCGCATCGTGGACGACCACGACCGGCCCGTCCCGGACGGCACGCCCGGCCACCTGCTCACGCGCGGCCCGTACACCATCCGCGGGTACTTCCGCGCGCCGGACCACAACACCCGCGCCTTCACCCCGGACGGCTTCTACCGCACGGGCGACCTCGTGACCCGCACGCCCGGCGGGGCGCTGGTCGTCACGGGCCGCCACAAGGACCAGATCAACCGCGCGGGCGAGAAGATCGCCGCCGAGGAGATCGAGCACGCCCTGCTGCGCCACCCGCTCGTGCAGGCCGCCGCCGTGGTCGGCACGCCCGACCCGTGGCTGGGGGAACGCAGCGTCGCCTTCGTGCAGGTCGCGCCCATGCAGACCGCCCCCGGCGCCCCCGACCTCGCCCTGACCCTCAGGCGCCACCTGCGGGACCTGGGGCTGGCCGCCTTCAAGATCCCGGACCGCATCGAGCCGCTGCCCGCGCTGCCGCGCACGCCGCTCGGCAAGACCGACAAGCCGGCCCTGCGCGCCCTGGCCGCCCAGTCCACGCCCTCCACCCCCACCCACAGGAGCCGCCCATGA
- a CDS encoding iron ABC transporter permease, which translates to MTVLSTQVAAPSRQRRRAALTLGVLPLALLGAVVLAVGSGAVAISPAQVLSILYSPLGLPPLEAFDPQQAAVLSGIRLPRVVLGALVGAGLAVAGAAMQGLFRNPLADPGLLGLSSGAGLAAAASVVLGFTALGPYSLPVAAFTGSLLCTVLISVLAQSRGRVEVSTMLLAGIAVNALCGAGTGLMTFLATDEQLRTITFWSLGTLGGATWPGVLSAAPLILMGALLLPLLGRALNALTLGEHGAASLGVPVTAVKWVTITLIALSVGAGVAVSGTIGFVGLVVPHLLRLLTGPDHRTLLPASALAGATLLVLADLLARTVVTPAELPIGIITALIGAPFFLHLLRARRGQERP; encoded by the coding sequence GTGACGGTCCTGAGCACCCAGGTGGCCGCACCCAGCCGGCAACGCCGCCGCGCGGCCCTCACGCTCGGCGTCCTGCCGCTCGCGCTGCTGGGCGCGGTCGTGCTGGCCGTCGGGAGCGGCGCGGTCGCTATCTCGCCCGCGCAGGTCCTGAGCATCCTGTACTCGCCGCTGGGCCTGCCGCCCCTGGAAGCCTTCGACCCGCAGCAGGCGGCCGTCCTGAGCGGCATCCGCCTGCCGCGCGTGGTGCTGGGCGCGCTGGTCGGCGCGGGCCTCGCGGTGGCGGGCGCGGCCATGCAGGGCCTGTTCCGGAACCCGCTGGCCGATCCGGGCCTGCTGGGCCTGTCGAGCGGCGCGGGCCTCGCGGCGGCCGCGAGTGTGGTGCTGGGCTTCACGGCCCTCGGCCCGTACTCGCTGCCGGTCGCGGCGTTCACCGGCAGCCTGCTGTGCACCGTGCTGATCAGCGTCCTGGCGCAGAGCCGGGGCCGGGTGGAGGTCAGCACCATGCTGCTGGCCGGCATCGCCGTGAACGCCCTGTGCGGCGCCGGGACCGGCCTGATGACCTTCCTCGCCACCGACGAGCAACTGCGGACCATCACCTTCTGGAGTCTGGGCACGCTGGGCGGCGCCACCTGGCCCGGCGTGCTGAGCGCCGCGCCGCTGATCCTGATGGGCGCGCTGCTGCTGCCGCTGCTGGGCCGCGCCCTGAACGCCCTGACGCTGGGCGAGCACGGCGCGGCCAGCCTCGGCGTGCCGGTCACGGCCGTCAAGTGGGTGACCATCACCCTGATCGCCCTGAGTGTCGGGGCGGGCGTCGCAGTGTCCGGCACCATCGGCTTCGTCGGGCTGGTCGTGCCGCACCTGCTGCGCCTCCTGACCGGCCCGGACCACCGGACGCTGCTGCCCGCCTCGGCGCTGGCGGGCGCCACGCTGCTGGTCCTGGCGGACCTGCTGGCCCGCACGGTCGTCACGCCGGCCGAACTGCCCATCGGGATCATCACGGCCCTGATCGGCGCGCCTTTCTTCCTGCACCTGCTGCGCGCCCGGCGCGGCCAGGAGCGCCCGTGA
- a CDS encoding isochorismate synthase, translating into MTTLTASPTQRTRPFEWHAPTGSFTAQPLPHTPPGLDSADLPALGRTLLRHAGQAGAARPGVVGAVPFRPGAAPHLRPVDLAAPVAALSTPARPVPTLPVATRPLPTLTRAVSVPDAAGFEALVAAAVQTLRAGQIDKVVLGRLLDLHLHAAPDPDAVLARLRAAHPAAYAFSLPLPDATTLIGASPELLLRRAGRDVHLRPMAGTRPRPADPAADPADDAARAHALLHSAKDRAEHALMVQAIADRLAPLCRTLSVPRTPELASTATLWHLATPIHAQLRDDSPGALDLVPLVHPTPAVCGVPTGAAQAYLEAAEPFDRGWFGGAVGWADEHGDGEWAVTIRCAELRGTHARLFAGAGLVADSDPTGERQETAAKFGTVLAALGFTLTDLPAALLEAL; encoded by the coding sequence ATGACAACCCTGACCGCATCCCCCACTCAGCGCACGCGGCCCTTCGAGTGGCACGCCCCGACCGGGTCGTTCACCGCCCAGCCGCTACCACACACCCCGCCGGGCCTGGATTCCGCCGACCTGCCCGCCCTGGGCCGGACGCTGCTGCGCCACGCGGGGCAGGCCGGAGCGGCGCGGCCCGGCGTGGTCGGAGCCGTTCCCTTCCGCCCCGGCGCGGCCCCGCACCTGCGGCCGGTGGACCTCGCTGCTCCGGTGGCCGCGCTGTCCACTCCCGCGCGGCCCGTTCCCACGCTGCCCGTCGCCACGCGGCCGCTTCCCACACTGACGCGCGCCGTGAGCGTGCCGGACGCGGCGGGTTTCGAGGCGCTGGTGGCGGCCGCCGTGCAGACCCTGCGCGCCGGGCAGATCGACAAGGTCGTGCTGGGGCGCCTGCTCGACCTGCACCTGCACGCCGCGCCCGACCCGGACGCCGTGCTGGCCCGCCTGCGCGCCGCGCACCCCGCCGCGTACGCGTTCTCGCTGCCGCTGCCGGACGCCACCACCCTGATCGGGGCCAGTCCGGAACTGCTGCTGCGCCGCGCCGGACGGGACGTGCACCTGCGCCCGATGGCCGGGACCCGCCCCCGCCCCGCCGATCCCGCCGCCGACCCGGCCGACGACGCCGCGCGCGCCCACGCGCTGCTGCACTCCGCCAAGGACCGCGCCGAGCACGCGCTGATGGTGCAGGCCATCGCCGACCGGCTCGCGCCGCTGTGCCGCACCCTGAGCGTGCCGCGCACGCCGGAACTGGCGTCCACCGCCACGCTCTGGCACCTCGCGACGCCCATCCACGCGCAGCTGCGTGACGACTCGCCCGGCGCGCTGGACCTCGTGCCGCTGGTGCATCCGACCCCGGCGGTGTGCGGCGTCCCGACCGGCGCGGCCCAGGCCTACCTGGAAGCGGCCGAACCCTTCGACCGGGGCTGGTTCGGCGGGGCGGTCGGCTGGGCCGATGAACACGGCGACGGCGAGTGGGCCGTCACGATCCGCTGCGCCGAGCTGCGCGGAACGCACGCGCGCCTGTTCGCCGGGGCGGGACTGGTCGCGGACTCCGACCCGACCGGCGAGCGGCAGGAGACGGCCGCGAAGTTCGGCACGGTCCTCGCCGCGCTGGGCTTCACGCTGACCGACCTGCCCGCCGCGCTGCTGGAGGCCCTGTGA
- a CDS encoding diguanylate cyclase — translation MEVLALLNGVVLNLAVLIAGVFLVSLTFFEVGRPDRPAALTARYLSLVGTSFLALVNAVPLAPGILFDFRMVPVALVARRHGRLAGLAVALPVGVFRFLLGGVGAGPSLAQLLLVAWLAAPNGSWLNLSAVPGDALLRTPWVALRLFALANLPLFAAFALGGRPWTQAVAAYAALVALSAAGLLLGQVAGHTRMQSLARQRHYRTLAFTDALTGALNRRQFELDLPVAPDDTHLLLLDLDHFKRINDTYGHETGDRVLQTFCALVQEHVRSGDHLYRLGGEEFAVLLGSPDGAAGVAERVRAQVHALLARRVGLPSETFTVSGGLVPVGPDAAAQADERLYRAKAQGRNRIVAGP, via the coding sequence GTGGAAGTCCTGGCCCTGCTGAACGGCGTGGTACTGAATCTCGCCGTGTTGATCGCCGGGGTCTTTCTGGTCAGCCTGACGTTTTTCGAGGTGGGCCGCCCGGACCGCCCGGCGGCGCTGACCGCGCGGTACCTCTCGCTGGTCGGCACGTCGTTCCTGGCGCTGGTCAACGCGGTGCCGCTGGCGCCGGGCATCCTGTTCGACTTCCGGATGGTGCCGGTCGCGCTGGTCGCCCGGCGGCACGGGCGGCTGGCCGGACTGGCGGTCGCGCTGCCGGTCGGAGTATTCCGGTTCCTGCTGGGCGGCGTGGGGGCCGGGCCGTCGCTGGCGCAACTGCTGCTCGTGGCGTGGCTGGCCGCGCCGAACGGCTCGTGGCTGAACCTGAGCGCCGTACCGGGCGACGCCCTGCTGCGCACGCCCTGGGTGGCGCTGCGCCTGTTCGCGCTGGCGAACCTGCCACTGTTCGCGGCGTTCGCGTTGGGTGGGCGACCCTGGACCCAGGCGGTGGCGGCCTACGCGGCGCTGGTCGCGCTGAGCGCCGCCGGGCTGCTGCTGGGGCAGGTGGCCGGGCACACCCGCATGCAGTCCCTGGCCCGCCAGCGGCACTACCGGACGCTGGCGTTCACGGACGCCCTGACCGGCGCCCTGAACCGCCGTCAGTTCGAACTGGATCTGCCGGTCGCGCCGGACGACACGCACCTGCTGCTGCTGGACCTCGATCACTTCAAGCGCATCAACGACACCTACGGGCACGAGACCGGCGACCGGGTCCTGCAGACCTTCTGCGCGCTCGTGCAGGAACATGTGCGTAGCGGCGACCACCTGTACCGGCTGGGCGGCGAGGAATTCGCCGTGCTGCTCGGCAGTCCGGACGGCGCGGCGGGCGTGGCCGAACGGGTCCGCGCGCAGGTTCACGCCCTGCTGGCGCGGCGGGTGGGCCTGCCCTCCGAGACCTTCACGGTGTCCGGCGGTCTGGTGCCCGTCGGCCCGGACGCCGCCGCGCAGGCCGACGAACGCCTCTACCGCGCCAAGGCGCAGGGCCGCAACCGGATCGTCGCCGGTCCCTGA
- a CDS encoding heme ABC transporter ATP-binding protein, which translates to MTAPIPPVLSLDDLTVSVAGRTLLGSVTTSLTRGEVLAVLGRNGAGKSTLLRAVTGELRAAGVTLFGQPLAAHRPGPLARRRAAVAQHTPLNFAHEVLDIVLLGRIPHGRHETERDREIARGALRRVGLGGFETRDILTLSGGEQQRVHLARALAQLHTDDPAPDRALLLDEPTASLDLAQQHAVLRLARDLAAQGVGVLAVLHDLNLAAQYADRVLILADGQVLADGPPEQALTPATIRAAYGHDVLVTRHPCLACPLIVSAS; encoded by the coding sequence GTGACCGCCCCCATCCCACCGGTCCTGTCCCTGGACGACCTGACCGTCAGTGTGGCCGGACGCACCCTGCTCGGCAGCGTCACCACCAGCCTCACACGCGGCGAGGTGCTGGCCGTGCTGGGCCGCAACGGCGCCGGCAAGAGCACGCTGCTGCGCGCCGTGACCGGCGAACTGCGCGCCGCCGGGGTCACGCTGTTCGGGCAGCCGCTCGCCGCGCACCGCCCCGGCCCGCTTGCCCGCCGCCGGGCCGCCGTCGCCCAGCACACGCCCCTGAACTTCGCGCACGAGGTGCTGGACATCGTGCTGCTGGGCCGCATCCCGCACGGCCGCCACGAGACCGAACGGGACCGCGAGATCGCGCGGGGCGCCCTGCGCCGCGTGGGCCTGGGCGGTTTCGAGACCCGCGACATCCTCACCCTGTCCGGCGGCGAACAGCAACGCGTGCACCTCGCCCGCGCCCTGGCGCAGCTGCATACGGACGACCCCGCCCCCGACCGCGCCCTGCTGCTGGACGAACCCACCGCCAGCCTCGACCTCGCGCAGCAGCACGCTGTCCTGCGCCTCGCCCGCGACCTCGCCGCGCAGGGCGTGGGCGTGCTGGCCGTGCTGCACGACCTGAACCTCGCCGCGCAGTACGCCGACCGCGTCCTGATCCTCGCGGACGGACAGGTGCTGGCCGACGGGCCGCCCGAGCAGGCCCTCACGCCCGCCACCATCCGCGCCGCGTACGGCCACGACGTCCTCGTGACCCGCCACCCCTGCCTCGCCTGCCCGCTGATCGTCAGCGCCAGCTGA
- a CDS encoding diguanylate cyclase has product MLWTDLNVLLGGLGLLLVGVILLALDLRHWPLRAGPHWLAARSLLAGVWGVALMLFPLNVAPGVFVDIRYVPGALMTLLFGPGWGALALALPALWRVGIGGVGVPAALIAGASILLIAGVVWRTAGHGVFLSWRWWWAAPLIFSLNSLGLLLFPGGHALVQRVYLPVLIVHCLGLWAAQVVVGMRARHLAQTSALRREAYLDALTGVSNRRQFDLDLARLEAGAQLVMLDIDYFKQVNDRLGHAEGDRVLREVARTLAHSLRAQDHVYRVGGEEFALILTGLDATQGRAVTQRCLDGVRTLSAGGQTVTLSAGWSQVQPGEPPERALARADAALYRAKSAGRDRLVMDVAGQDSGAQAAQRTLALLAADRDPTAADWCALLGAAVSSVPGVQAGTLFVLDRGDFLLTAQRGFTDDLLGHRRSPASLLRWYADPVAAWQGGEPRVLRGDAIRHNAVAAADLETQLTSQRQFGSMLNVSAVRETLGVPVSVDGLVLAFLNLDVLHPGQRLGPDARRVARSFAEQVAALLRARAARLLAAARQRELEALARITEDLRGAHTTAQVAQAVTGASMAILGAREAVFLRFEPERDRLVSLVMQGVPERDGHAELPRGYGIAWAAIERREVLRVTSVQDAARLHRPDFLTSGAMLAAPLQTAGTLFGALCVTRDETFGEEDVSLIRALGAHIVTALERAAQLAELQQSRTRALLSLATLLETRGLETPGHARRLQQQAQQAADLLNLTPQDRAALLDGAALHDLGLLGLPAGEPQTAHVLAGETLARDLPGVTDAALRVIRHHHERWDGHGGPDGLRGHQIPLLARVLTILDTFDTLTRPPTLSPRPARTPAQALTAMAAQAGQTLDPELLGTLAPLLARLPAARAAGPDGASPERPDPDFPEPDGLNLN; this is encoded by the coding sequence ATGCTCTGGACGGACCTGAACGTCCTGCTCGGCGGCCTGGGTCTGCTGCTCGTGGGCGTGATCCTGCTGGCGCTGGACCTGCGCCACTGGCCCCTGAGGGCCGGGCCACACTGGCTGGCGGCGCGGTCCCTGCTGGCCGGCGTGTGGGGCGTGGCGCTGATGCTGTTCCCGCTGAACGTCGCGCCCGGCGTGTTCGTGGACATCCGGTACGTGCCCGGCGCCCTGATGACCCTGCTGTTCGGACCCGGCTGGGGCGCACTGGCCCTGGCCCTGCCGGCCCTGTGGCGCGTCGGGATCGGGGGGGTGGGCGTGCCGGCCGCCCTGATCGCCGGCGCGTCGATCCTCCTGATCGCCGGGGTGGTGTGGCGCACGGCGGGCCACGGCGTGTTCCTGTCGTGGCGCTGGTGGTGGGCCGCGCCGCTGATCTTCAGCCTGAACAGCCTGGGCCTGCTGCTGTTTCCCGGCGGGCACGCGCTGGTGCAGCGGGTGTACCTGCCGGTCCTGATCGTGCACTGCCTGGGCCTGTGGGCCGCGCAGGTGGTGGTGGGCATGCGCGCCCGGCACCTGGCGCAGACGAGCGCCCTGCGCCGCGAGGCGTACCTGGACGCCCTGACCGGCGTCAGCAACCGCCGGCAGTTCGACCTGGACCTCGCGCGGCTGGAGGCGGGCGCGCAACTGGTCATGCTGGACATCGACTACTTCAAGCAGGTGAACGACCGACTCGGGCACGCCGAGGGCGACCGGGTGCTGCGCGAGGTGGCGCGGACCCTCGCGCACAGCCTGCGCGCCCAGGACCACGTGTACCGCGTGGGCGGCGAGGAATTCGCGCTGATCCTCACCGGGCTGGACGCCACGCAGGGCCGCGCCGTCACGCAGCGCTGCCTGGACGGCGTGCGGACCCTCTCGGCCGGCGGGCAGACCGTGACCCTCTCGGCCGGCTGGAGTCAGGTGCAGCCCGGCGAGCCGCCCGAGCGCGCCCTGGCCCGCGCGGACGCCGCGCTGTACCGCGCCAAGAGCGCCGGACGCGACCGGCTGGTCATGGACGTGGCCGGGCAGGACAGCGGCGCGCAGGCCGCGCAGCGCACCCTGGCCCTGCTGGCCGCCGACCGCGACCCCACGGCCGCCGACTGGTGCGCGCTGCTCGGGGCGGCGGTCAGCAGCGTGCCCGGCGTGCAGGCCGGCACGCTGTTCGTGCTGGACCGGGGCGACTTCCTGCTGACCGCGCAGCGCGGCTTCACCGACGACCTGCTCGGCCACCGCCGCTCGCCCGCCAGCCTGCTGCGCTGGTACGCCGACCCGGTCGCCGCGTGGCAGGGGGGCGAGCCGCGCGTGCTGCGTGGCGACGCCATCCGGCACAACGCCGTGGCGGCCGCCGATCTCGAAACGCAGCTGACCAGCCAGCGCCAGTTCGGCAGCATGCTGAACGTCAGCGCGGTGCGCGAGACGCTGGGCGTGCCGGTCAGCGTGGACGGCCTGGTGCTGGCCTTCCTGAACCTCGACGTGCTGCACCCCGGCCAGCGCCTCGGCCCGGACGCCCGCCGGGTCGCGCGGTCCTTCGCCGAGCAGGTCGCCGCGCTGCTGCGCGCCCGCGCCGCCCGCCTGCTCGCCGCCGCCCGGCAGCGGGAACTGGAGGCGCTGGCCCGCATCACCGAGGACCTGCGCGGCGCGCACACCACCGCCCAGGTCGCGCAGGCCGTCACGGGCGCGTCCATGGCGATCCTCGGGGCGCGCGAGGCGGTCTTCCTGCGCTTCGAGCCGGAGCGCGACCGGCTGGTGTCGCTGGTCATGCAGGGCGTCCCGGAACGCGACGGGCACGCGGAACTGCCGCGCGGGTACGGGATCGCCTGGGCCGCCATCGAACGGCGCGAGGTACTGCGCGTGACCAGCGTGCAGGACGCCGCGCGCCTGCACCGCCCCGACTTCCTGACCTCCGGCGCGATGCTGGCCGCGCCGCTCCAGACGGCCGGGACGCTGTTCGGAGCGCTGTGCGTCACCCGCGACGAGACCTTCGGAGAGGAGGACGTCAGCCTGATCCGCGCGCTCGGCGCGCACATCGTGACGGCCCTGGAACGCGCCGCGCAACTCGCGGAGTTGCAGCAGTCCCGCACCCGCGCGCTGCTCTCGCTGGCCACGCTGCTCGAAACGCGCGGCCTGGAAACACCCGGACACGCCCGCCGCCTGCAACAGCAGGCGCAGCAGGCCGCCGACCTCCTGAACCTCACGCCGCAGGACCGCGCCGCGCTGCTCGACGGGGCCGCCCTGCACGACCTGGGCCTGCTGGGCCTGCCGGCCGGCGAGCCGCAGACCGCACACGTCCTGGCCGGCGAGACCCTGGCCCGCGACCTGCCCGGCGTGACCGACGCGGCCCTGCGCGTCATCCGCCACCACCACGAACGCTGGGACGGACACGGCGGCCCCGACGGGCTGCGCGGTCACCAGATTCCGCTGCTGGCGCGCGTCCTGACCATTCTCGACACCTTCGACACGCTGACCCGCCCGCCCACCCTGTCCCCCAGGCCGGCCCGGACACCCGCGCAGGCGCTGACGGCCATGGCCGCCCAGGCAGGACAGACGCTCGACCCGGAACTGCTGGGCACCCTGGCCCCCCTGCTGGCCCGCCTGCCAGCCGCCCGGGCCGCCGGGCCGGACGGAGCGTCCCCGGAGCGGCCTGACCCCGATTTCCCGGAGCCGGACGGGCTGAACCTGAACTGA
- a CDS encoding ABC transporter substrate-binding protein — MNARIRTFHLRTAATLLLLSAAPALSSASAATVRGADGVSVTVTAPKRVVALNATTVELIYRLGKQGTIVGTDVTGTYPPNKIPSVGHWAQLPAEGIIALKPDLVIGTADNFATGTNPGVVAKLRGAGVKVLVLPATDTGGLNGVRTRLDLLGQVYGVPGAAAALNRSFDTTLAAVKANQPARPPRVIFLYAHGPNDASIYGTSGGANDLIELAGGVNAAPFADTRTLTAEALVTINPDAIILLDRGLEAVGGVDGTLKLPGVAQTNAGRNRRIYSVDNSIRWIGPRLPEFALKLSRQWKADFKK; from the coding sequence ATGAACGCACGCATCCGCACCTTCCACCTGCGCACCGCCGCCACCCTCCTGCTCCTGAGCGCCGCCCCCGCCCTGTCGTCCGCGAGCGCCGCCACCGTGCGCGGCGCGGACGGCGTGAGCGTCACCGTCACCGCCCCGAAACGCGTCGTGGCGCTGAACGCCACCACCGTCGAACTGATCTACCGCCTCGGCAAGCAGGGCACCATCGTCGGCACCGACGTGACCGGCACGTACCCACCGAACAAGATTCCCAGCGTCGGCCACTGGGCGCAGCTGCCCGCCGAGGGCATCATCGCCCTGAAACCGGACCTGGTGATCGGCACCGCCGACAACTTCGCGACCGGCACGAACCCCGGCGTGGTCGCCAAACTGCGCGGCGCGGGCGTGAAGGTGCTCGTGCTGCCCGCCACCGACACCGGCGGCCTGAACGGCGTGCGCACCCGCCTGGACCTGCTGGGACAGGTGTACGGCGTGCCCGGTGCGGCCGCCGCCCTGAACCGCTCGTTCGACACCACCCTGGCCGCCGTGAAGGCCAACCAGCCCGCCCGCCCACCCCGCGTGATCTTCCTGTACGCCCACGGCCCCAACGACGCGAGCATCTACGGCACCAGCGGCGGCGCCAACGACCTGATCGAACTGGCCGGCGGCGTGAACGCCGCGCCGTTCGCGGACACCCGCACCCTGACCGCCGAGGCGCTCGTCACCATCAACCCCGACGCGATCATCCTGCTCGACCGCGGCCTGGAAGCCGTGGGCGGCGTGGACGGCACCCTGAAACTGCCGGGCGTGGCGCAGACGAACGCCGGCCGCAACCGCCGCATCTACTCGGTAGACAACTCCATCCGCTGGATCGGGCCGCGCCTGCCGGAATTCGCCCTGAAGCTCTCCCGCCAGTGGAAGGCCGACTTCAAGAAGTGA